The following proteins come from a genomic window of Paucimonas lemoignei:
- a CDS encoding putative iron uptake protein encodes MKAARPEAQPKDALYRWAVLSRVLAATLGGYGVSALAMALLALLLSSGPDRQSANSVLFATMLSFVLYPVIVIVVFSVRSALSAWLGLGVIALLLGASITVVSMAGA; translated from the coding sequence ATGAAAGCCGCCAGACCTGAGGCGCAACCCAAAGATGCGCTCTATCGCTGGGCAGTGCTCAGCCGCGTGCTGGCAGCAACCCTCGGCGGCTACGGCGTATCGGCGCTGGCCATGGCGTTACTGGCGTTGCTGTTATCGAGCGGCCCCGACCGCCAGTCCGCAAACAGTGTGCTGTTCGCCACGATGCTGAGTTTCGTGCTCTACCCGGTGATCGTCATCGTTGTGTTCAGCGTTCGCAGCGCCCTGAGCGCCTGGCTGGGTCTGGGGGTGATTGCGCTGCTGCTGGGCGCCTCCATTACGGTGGTTTCCATGGCGGGCGCTTGA
- a CDS encoding PepSY-associated TM helix domain-containing protein, translated as MKSNLRQSMAWLHTWCGLVCGWLLCAIFLTGSLSVFREPITRWMQAQPLAEVAQATVASDGQRMADQAERYLQAHASGARLWRVQLPQHAGEPVGLLWRDAASIHQVALSPDHGLPIAKGLTRDTEGGRHFMSFHYMLHLPVLGFWLVGWLTIGLLVALISGVIIHRRIFLDFFTFRPGSGPRAWLDAHNATAVMTLPFLLMIAFTGLAIFYTSYMPWPLQAVYGVDPKAYSRFETELSNKPASTAPLKPVSDVHAPPSWSQLLNQTQTLTGQHAQMLLIQNPGTPRMTLRVMGQAQVSPASPNLFTPQASVVFDASGVLMQVQRPDPETLSTGDQVYGVIKSLHVVDFGGWSMKWLYFISGLLGMLMMAAGTLLFSIKRRIKSQGEFEAATARIYRFVEALNVACIVGIGIACIAYFYANRFLPVELHGRAQWEIRSFLLIWLATLLHALFRPINNAWTEQLTLAALLCLGLPLINRLTTGQDITRYLAVGDWQRASVEAVSVTVGLMLIGVWLTLGRRQRTARKPPSPTPEVA; from the coding sequence TTGAAAAGCAATCTGCGCCAATCAATGGCCTGGCTGCACACTTGGTGCGGGCTGGTCTGTGGTTGGCTGCTGTGTGCGATTTTCCTGACCGGGTCATTGAGCGTCTTTCGCGAGCCGATCACCCGCTGGATGCAGGCTCAGCCACTGGCAGAAGTCGCGCAAGCGACTGTCGCCAGCGACGGCCAGCGCATGGCCGACCAGGCTGAGCGCTACCTGCAAGCGCATGCGAGCGGTGCGCGCTTGTGGCGGGTGCAACTGCCGCAGCATGCCGGTGAGCCGGTCGGCCTGCTCTGGCGTGACGCAGCCTCCATACACCAGGTTGCCCTCTCCCCCGACCACGGCTTGCCGATCGCAAAAGGGCTGACACGCGACACCGAAGGTGGGCGGCATTTCATGTCATTCCACTACATGCTGCACCTGCCGGTACTGGGTTTCTGGCTGGTGGGCTGGCTGACCATCGGCTTGCTGGTGGCGTTGATTTCCGGTGTGATCATCCACCGCAGGATCTTCCTCGACTTCTTCACGTTCCGCCCCGGCAGCGGCCCACGTGCCTGGCTGGATGCGCACAATGCGACAGCGGTGATGACCCTGCCTTTTCTGCTGATGATCGCGTTCACCGGCCTGGCCATTTTCTACACCAGTTATATGCCCTGGCCTTTGCAGGCGGTTTACGGCGTGGATCCCAAGGCCTACAGCCGATTCGAAACCGAGCTGTCCAATAAACCGGCATCAACCGCGCCGCTCAAACCGGTGAGCGACGTCCACGCTCCCCCATCATGGTCACAATTGCTGAATCAGACGCAGACGCTCACCGGACAACACGCGCAGATGCTGTTGATTCAAAACCCCGGCACGCCACGCATGACGCTGCGGGTCATGGGTCAAGCGCAGGTTTCACCCGCCTCCCCGAACCTTTTCACGCCCCAAGCCAGCGTAGTGTTTGACGCAAGCGGCGTGCTGATGCAGGTGCAGCGTCCCGATCCCGAGACCTTGTCGACGGGCGATCAGGTGTACGGCGTGATCAAATCACTGCACGTTGTCGACTTCGGCGGCTGGAGCATGAAGTGGCTGTACTTCATCAGCGGACTGCTGGGCATGCTGATGATGGCGGCAGGCACCTTGCTGTTTTCCATCAAGCGCCGGATCAAGAGCCAGGGCGAATTCGAGGCGGCAACTGCCAGGATCTATCGTTTTGTCGAGGCGTTGAACGTGGCGTGCATCGTTGGCATCGGCATCGCCTGCATTGCTTACTTCTACGCCAATCGCTTCTTGCCGGTTGAGCTGCACGGGCGAGCGCAATGGGAAATCCGCAGCTTCCTGCTGATCTGGCTGGCCACATTACTGCATGCCCTGTTCAGGCCAATCAACAACGCCTGGACCGAGCAGCTGACCTTGGCGGCGCTGCTGTGTCTGGGCCTGCCGCTGATCAATCGGTTGACCACCGGCCAGGACATCACCCGTTACCTTGCAGTCGGGGACTGGCAACGAGCGAGCGTCGAGGCGGTGTCCGTCACGGTGGGGCTGATGCTGATCGGCGTATGGCTCACGCTGGGCCGTCGGCAACGGACAGCCCGAAAACCCCCATCGCCAACGCCAGAGGTGGCCTGA